The following proteins come from a genomic window of Suricata suricatta isolate VVHF042 chromosome 5, meerkat_22Aug2017_6uvM2_HiC, whole genome shotgun sequence:
- the GPR149 gene encoding probable G-protein coupled receptor 149 isoform X2, whose translation MSGFSSNLSTNDSTLWKENHNSTDLLNLPGTLNIYLFCLTCLMTLAALAGSIYSLVSLLKTHNRTVVSMLVASWSGDDLMSVLSVTIFMFLQWPNVVPDYFQALCTTSALLYLCQGLSSNLKATLLVSYNFYSMHRAVGSQAASRRSGQVLGAVLTVWAASLLLSALPLCGWGTFVRTPWGCLADRSSSYVLLLFAVYTSAFGLLAALSVPLTHQLLCSEEPPRLHANYQEISRAASTPGTPPSRGRVLSSSPDDAPGPALRCSGGCSPSSDTVFGPGPPARAQPGQGPGPEAAAVLGACRRENRGTLCGTRSFTVSVAQKRFSLILALTKVILWLPMMIHMMVQHVVGLQSPPFDTLSFLLTLLATTVTPVFILSKHWTHLPCGCIINCKQNAYTVASDGDKTKRRGFEFNLSFQRSYGIYKIAHEDYYDDDENATSYHNLMNAECKTTKDSQRDTQNIVNAIKVEISTTPSRDSSILKGINKCTNTDIMETKQDCHSGKGVDPLLSEETGGDTNYEETAFLEGPERRLSHEESQKPDLSDWEWCRSKSERTPRQRSGGALAIPLCAFQGTVSLQAPTGKTLSLSTYEYFD comes from the exons ATGTCTGGATTTTCCAGTAACTTATCAACAAATGACTCTACCCTGTGGAAAGAAAATCATAATTCGACGGACCTTTTAAATCTGCCAGGAACTCTGAATATCTATCTTTTTTGCCTGACATGCTTAATGACTCTTGCAGCCCTGGCAGGCAGCATTTATTCACTAGTTTCCCTGCTGAAAACGCACAACAGAACCGTTGTGTCCATGCTTGTGGCTTCCTGGTCTGGGGATGATCTCATGAGTGTCCTGTCGGTGACCATCTTCATGTTTTTGCAGTGGCCAAACGTGGTTCCTGACTActtccaggctctgtgcaccACCTCTGCCTTACTATACTTATGCCAGGGCCTCTCGAGCAACTTGAAGGCGACTCTCCTAGTCTCCTACAACTTTTACTCGATGCACAGGGCTGTGGGGAGCCAGGCGGCCTCCAGGAGATCCGGCCAGGTGCTCGGCGCGGTGCTGACCGTGTGGGCAGCCAGCCTGCTGCTCTCGGCGCTGCCGCTGTGCGGCTGGGGCACCTTCGTGCGCACGCCTTGGGGCTGTCTGGCGGACCGCTCCAGCTCGTACGTGCTGCTCCTCTTCGCTGTGTACACTTCGGCCTTCGGACTCCTCGCCGCCCTCTCGGTCCCGCTCACTCACCAGTTGTTGTGTTCGGAGGAGCCGCCGAGGCTCCACGCCAACTACCAGGAGATTTCCCGCGCAGCTTCCACTCCTGGGACTCCTCCAAGTCGGGGGAGAGTGCTTTCCTCGTCTCCAGATGATGCTCCGGGCCCGGCGCTGCGCTGTTCTGGGGGGTGCTCCCCCAGCTCCGACACTGTGTTTGGACCGGGCCCACCAGCGAGGGCACAGCCGGGGCAGGGGCCGGGACCCGAGGCTGCCGctgtgcttggagcctgcagGCGTGAGAACCGGGGGACTCTCTGTGGCACCAGGAGCTTCACCGTGAGCGTAGCGCAGAAGCGCTTCTCTTTGATCCTAGCGCTAACAAAAGTCATACTTTGGCTCCCCATGATG ATCCACATGATGGTCCAGCACGTGGTGGGGTTGCAGAGCCCTCCCTTCGACACACTCAGCTTTCTACTAACCCTGCTGGCCACCACTGTAACCCCAGTGTTTATCTTGTCCAAACACTGGACCCACTTGCCCTGTGGCTGCATCATCAACTGTAAGCAGAACGCGTATACAGTGGCATCTGATGGGGACAAAA cCAAGAGGAGGGGATTTGAATTCAATCTGTCATTCCAAAGGAGTTATGGAATTTATAAAATAGCACATGAAGATTactatgatgatgatgaaaatgctACATCCTATCACAATCTCATGAATGCTGAATGCAAAACTACAAAAGACTCTCAAAGAGACACTCAAAATATCGTTAATGCTATAAAAGTGGAAATCAGCACCACACCCTCTCGGGATAGTTCTATACTGAAAGGGATCAACAAATGCACAAATACTGATATTATGGAGACTAAACAGGATTGCCACAGTGGAAAGGGTGTTGACCCACTGCTTTCTGAAGAAACAGGAGGTGATACTAACTATGAAGAAACTGCCTTTTTGGAAGGACCAGAAAGAAGACTTTCTCATGAGGAGAGTCAGAAACCAGACCTTTCAGACTGGGAATGGTGTAGGAGTAAATCAGAAAGAACCCCTCGCCAG